In Pseudoalteromonas xiamenensis, the following are encoded in one genomic region:
- a CDS encoding transketolase family protein, which translates to MRNAFAQVLTDLAKSDDSIALFYADIGNRLFNDLKEVAPTRTINAGIAEANMASMAAGAAKMGLKPFIYTITPFTTARNFEQIKIDIAYSKQPVIIVGTGSGLSYANLGPTHHSFEDIALMRALPNMTIVCPADSLELKALMPKLLDVKGLVFFRIGKKNEPLVHEELPQLEVGKAFVMKEGEKIAILATGTIFPVANLTFDLLKQAGFNPELVSFHTIKPLDTAYLAYLAETFDHVVTIEEHNVNGGFGSAVLEWMSEQSKAPRVHRFGIPDEFIDQVHSQDDARAKVGLTGKDIFNKLINNFK; encoded by the coding sequence ATGAGAAACGCTTTTGCTCAAGTGTTGACGGACTTAGCTAAATCAGACGATTCAATCGCGTTATTTTATGCTGATATAGGAAATCGCCTATTTAATGATCTCAAAGAAGTTGCACCAACCAGAACAATAAACGCGGGTATCGCCGAAGCCAATATGGCGTCGATGGCGGCGGGTGCCGCAAAAATGGGTTTAAAACCATTTATTTACACTATTACGCCGTTCACTACGGCGAGAAATTTTGAACAAATCAAAATTGATATCGCCTATTCAAAACAACCCGTCATAATTGTTGGCACCGGCTCCGGGTTATCTTACGCCAACCTCGGTCCAACACACCACTCATTTGAAGACATAGCATTAATGCGTGCACTACCAAACATGACGATTGTTTGTCCTGCGGATAGTCTAGAACTTAAAGCGTTAATGCCTAAATTACTTGATGTAAAAGGACTCGTTTTTTTTCGTATTGGTAAGAAAAATGAGCCGCTGGTGCATGAAGAATTACCTCAATTGGAAGTTGGCAAAGCTTTTGTAATGAAAGAAGGCGAAAAAATAGCAATTTTAGCAACAGGTACTATTTTCCCAGTTGCGAATTTGACTTTTGATTTACTCAAACAAGCAGGTTTTAATCCTGAATTGGTGAGTTTCCACACCATAAAACCGCTTGATACGGCATATTTAGCTTACTTGGCAGAAACATTCGACCACGTCGTTACCATTGAGGAACACAATGTAAATGGTGGGTTCGGCTCTGCCGTACTTGAATGGATGAGTGAGCAAAGTAAAGCACCTCGAGTTCACCGTTTTGGGATCCCTGATGAGTTTATTGACCAAGTGCATTCACAAGACGATGCTCGCGCAAAGGTCGGCTTAACCGGAAAAGATATTTTTAATAAATTAATTAACAACTTCAAATAA
- a CDS encoding transketolase, with product MQSQLSANIRYTLCEVSSKTKTPHLGSCLSGVDILVALYWHVLNINPDQPTKDDRDFFLLSKGHAANLLYTTLAYRGFFPIDSLYQHGATGSQFEEHPGINAPLGVENVSGSLGHALSLATGMALTCKIQNRPNQFYVLMGDGELNEGTVWEAAMFAAGQKLDNLVAIVDFNKLQGTGESCDIMHLEKLEDKWSAFGWHSIRVDGHCQTSLLAAFEQAKHSNRPVCIVADTIKGKGISFMENDNNWHYRIPTSDELITIKEELGLS from the coding sequence ATGCAAAGCCAATTATCAGCGAACATTCGTTACACGTTATGTGAGGTGTCTAGCAAAACCAAAACACCTCATTTAGGAAGCTGTCTATCCGGTGTAGATATATTAGTAGCACTATATTGGCACGTGTTAAACATTAATCCTGACCAACCAACAAAAGATGACAGAGACTTCTTTTTACTCAGCAAAGGGCACGCGGCAAACTTACTTTATACGACGCTAGCTTACAGAGGCTTCTTCCCTATCGATTCTCTATATCAGCATGGCGCTACGGGAAGCCAGTTTGAGGAACATCCTGGTATTAATGCACCATTAGGTGTTGAGAATGTTTCAGGGTCATTAGGCCATGCCCTATCTTTAGCAACAGGTATGGCATTAACCTGCAAAATCCAAAACCGCCCAAATCAGTTTTATGTCTTAATGGGAGACGGAGAACTAAATGAAGGCACCGTTTGGGAAGCTGCAATGTTTGCAGCAGGCCAAAAACTAGATAACTTAGTTGCAATTGTGGATTTCAACAAACTGCAAGGAACCGGTGAAAGCTGCGACATCATGCATTTGGAAAAACTTGAAGACAAATGGTCTGCGTTTGGTTGGCATTCCATCCGTGTTGATGGGCATTGCCAAACCTCGTTGTTAGCTGCATTTGAACAGGCTAAACATAGCAACAGGCCAGTATGTATTGTTGCAGATACAATAAAAGGCAAAGGCATTTCTTTTATGGAAAATGACAATAATTGGCATTATCGCATTCCAACTTCTGATGAACTTATCACAATCAAAGAGGAGCTAGGTTTATCATGA
- a CDS encoding GSCFA domain-containing protein: MQNLLLGNIPSQNRLILDLPNYELINSVDKKFVTFGSCFASSVSRGLWRLGFDTHFSEDMGFHYSPNSIAQFLKQIDLQPQELHDYVIELDDGRFKSVATRYLSGRNQTKEQFCEFLHEENQKLKRKLVNADYVVITFGNAIYQRVKDSGLTLCHGGGLPNALYDVIKSPYEEVLEHVQDCLKQIRLINEQCAVILTVSPQRYGWLMNANLSTGINEILDLDKGSATNWLINSNLDKAKLRLAVDAVIESNSIEQLYYFPSYEIVMDELRDYEGFNHDVKDLMHVNMPNTPNYVINKFLNSFCSQQVKDAFEFYRSILDILIDGYPARLRKMSETRAKQYIEEKLPFVSNYIDTVKAEKLAGYVLNAMLQVFPDITKSTIELNGHTNLISFLHLDIENKKAAVQNIGQESIAILGYSTNFDILCRDTNLLSKNIKCVIDPALAVTSIYGLPVLNNLSQCEINEDIIFVLNQELLNHPMLKSKLANKVIL; this comes from the coding sequence ATGCAAAATCTCTTACTAGGGAACATCCCAAGTCAAAATAGACTCATCCTTGATTTGCCGAATTACGAACTAATCAATAGTGTCGACAAAAAATTTGTTACGTTTGGCAGTTGCTTTGCTTCTTCTGTCAGTCGTGGACTTTGGCGATTAGGGTTTGATACTCACTTCTCCGAAGATATGGGGTTTCATTATTCTCCTAATTCCATAGCCCAGTTTTTAAAACAAATTGATCTCCAACCCCAAGAGTTGCATGACTATGTTATTGAACTTGATGATGGGCGGTTTAAATCGGTCGCAACCCGCTATTTATCAGGACGCAACCAAACGAAAGAGCAATTCTGTGAATTCCTTCATGAAGAAAACCAAAAGCTCAAACGAAAACTCGTCAACGCTGATTACGTAGTTATTACCTTTGGAAACGCGATTTACCAACGCGTCAAAGACTCAGGCCTCACTCTGTGTCATGGTGGCGGGCTACCAAATGCTCTTTATGACGTAATCAAAAGTCCGTATGAAGAAGTATTAGAGCACGTTCAAGATTGTTTAAAACAAATTAGATTAATCAACGAACAATGCGCCGTGATCTTAACAGTTTCTCCTCAACGTTATGGATGGTTGATGAACGCAAATTTATCAACCGGTATTAATGAAATTCTAGATCTAGATAAAGGTTCCGCAACAAACTGGTTGATAAACAGCAACTTAGACAAAGCAAAGCTTCGTCTTGCCGTTGATGCTGTGATTGAATCAAACTCTATTGAGCAACTCTATTACTTTCCATCTTATGAGATTGTGATGGATGAACTACGAGACTATGAAGGCTTTAACCATGATGTCAAAGACCTCATGCATGTGAATATGCCAAATACACCCAATTACGTAATTAATAAGTTTTTAAATTCATTTTGTTCACAGCAAGTAAAAGATGCTTTTGAGTTTTATCGATCAATTCTGGATATTCTGATAGACGGTTATCCGGCACGTTTGCGTAAAATGTCAGAAACGCGTGCGAAACAATATATCGAAGAAAAATTGCCTTTTGTTTCAAACTATATTGATACGGTAAAGGCCGAAAAATTAGCCGGTTATGTGTTGAATGCAATGCTACAGGTGTTCCCTGACATTACCAAATCTACGATCGAACTGAATGGACACACAAATCTCATTTCATTTCTACATTTAGACATTGAGAATAAAAAAGCCGCTGTTCAAAACATCGGGCAAGAATCTATCGCGATATTAGGTTATAGCACCAATTTCGATATCCTATGTCGAGATACAAATTTATTAAGTAAAAATATCAAATGTGTAATAGATCCTGCTTTGGCAGTGACTTCCATTTACGGATTGCCTGTGCTCAACAATTTAAGCCAGTGCGAAATTAACGAAGATATAATTTTTGTTCTCAACCAAGAGTTGCTAAATCACCCAATGTTAAAATCAAAATTAGCTAACAAGGTCATTCTTTAA
- a CDS encoding class I SAM-dependent methyltransferase encodes MLGQEIDLLRNYPKSKRDTKGRANVITEADREIARQYGKDFFDGDRTYGYGGFSYMPRFWQPVVPDLQAHFGLSPSSSLLDVGCAKGFMLYDLQQHIPGITLKGLDISEYAIENAKEEVKEILTLGNAKTLPFENNSFDVVMSINTIHNLDEKECGMALKEIERVSRGKAFITVDAYRNDEEKERMMEWALTAKTIMHVDDWKQFFADHGYTGDFYWFIP; translated from the coding sequence ATGTTAGGACAAGAAATTGATCTTCTTCGCAATTACCCTAAGTCAAAACGTGATACTAAGGGGCGCGCCAATGTGATAACAGAAGCTGACCGCGAAATCGCAAGACAATATGGTAAAGATTTTTTCGACGGTGACCGAACTTATGGCTATGGAGGTTTCAGCTACATGCCACGTTTTTGGCAGCCGGTTGTACCTGATTTACAAGCCCACTTTGGCTTATCACCAAGCAGTTCATTATTAGATGTTGGCTGTGCAAAAGGGTTCATGCTTTACGATTTGCAGCAACATATTCCTGGGATCACTTTAAAAGGCTTAGATATTTCAGAATATGCGATTGAAAATGCGAAGGAAGAAGTAAAAGAAATCTTAACGCTTGGCAATGCCAAAACACTTCCTTTTGAAAACAATAGCTTTGATGTCGTGATGTCTATCAACACCATCCACAATCTAGATGAAAAGGAATGTGGCATGGCGCTCAAAGAAATTGAACGAGTCAGTCGAGGAAAAGCCTTTATCACCGTTGATGCCTATCGCAATGATGAAGAAAAAGAACGCATGATGGAATGGGCATTAACAGCAAAAACAATCATGCATGTTGACGATTGGAAGCAGTTTTTTGCTGACCACGGTTACACTGGTGATTTCTATTGGTTCATTCCATAG